One window from the genome of Variovorax sp. PAMC26660 encodes:
- a CDS encoding rhodanese-like domain-containing protein → MSWTQKKAMTPAELQTLLLAEPTAELALLDVRETRWFVQRHPNLARNAPFSGLELQIGALVPRRSTPVVLYDDYNAPDGAAQAAAALLARIGYTDVRTLDGGLQRWVTEGLPAIDGYGTLVKAFGDRARLHYGTPALPVESLRARQREGLPTTLVDARPRAEFEFLSLPGARNHAGTELALRHFEPRDTAHVWAINCFSRTRGIIGATTLRLLGHAPDAVFVEDGVMAWGLQGAPTVQNAAPDDELPPESPHVLRRIADDLIERFALPVAGADQLARWRTDDARTLYVFDVRPTADPALAGTAVQQVPGGQLLMHFENLIGTRGARIVLLDDPAHRLRAAVTSFWLTQLNQAEVHIYDGEFLPEQASPATSGTVKEAPQSLDHAGLAQLRKNGAVTVIDVGPSLDYERGHLPGALYMLPASLAPLAAHAAAGRTLVFTSPDGEAASRVARDAHQRWPGSGAVFTWLQDGTQGWKASGRPLTTAFVPAQLLTPFDDDWGSVMRVFGPRRDAAWADYLAWERALAERVRQDPSVRFRFFPLSAPA, encoded by the coding sequence ATGAGCTGGACCCAGAAGAAGGCCATGACCCCCGCCGAACTGCAGACCCTCCTGCTGGCCGAACCCACCGCAGAGCTGGCCCTGCTAGACGTGCGCGAAACCCGTTGGTTCGTGCAACGCCACCCCAACCTCGCGCGCAACGCACCGTTCAGCGGCCTCGAACTGCAGATCGGCGCACTGGTGCCCCGCCGTTCCACGCCCGTGGTGCTCTACGACGACTACAACGCGCCCGACGGCGCCGCGCAAGCTGCCGCAGCCCTGCTCGCGCGCATCGGCTACACCGACGTGCGCACACTCGACGGCGGCCTGCAGCGCTGGGTGACCGAGGGCCTGCCCGCCATCGACGGCTACGGCACGCTGGTCAAGGCCTTTGGCGACCGCGCCCGGCTGCACTACGGCACGCCGGCCTTGCCCGTCGAGTCGCTGCGGGCTCGCCAGCGCGAAGGCCTGCCGACCACGCTGGTCGACGCACGGCCGCGTGCGGAGTTCGAGTTCCTGTCGCTGCCCGGCGCGCGCAACCACGCCGGCACCGAGCTGGCACTGCGCCACTTCGAGCCGCGCGATACGGCCCACGTGTGGGCCATCAACTGCTTCAGCCGCACGCGCGGCATCATCGGCGCGACCACGCTGCGCCTGCTGGGCCATGCGCCCGACGCAGTGTTCGTCGAGGACGGCGTCATGGCCTGGGGCCTGCAAGGTGCGCCGACCGTCCAGAACGCCGCGCCCGACGACGAGCTTCCGCCCGAGTCGCCGCATGTGCTGCGCCGCATCGCCGACGACCTCATCGAACGCTTCGCCCTGCCAGTGGCAGGCGCCGACCAGCTCGCACGCTGGCGCACCGACGACGCGCGCACGCTCTACGTCTTCGACGTGCGGCCCACCGCCGATCCGGCCCTGGCGGGCACGGCGGTGCAGCAGGTGCCCGGCGGCCAGTTGCTGATGCATTTCGAGAACCTCATCGGCACGCGCGGCGCGCGCATCGTGCTGCTCGATGATCCGGCCCACCGGCTGCGCGCGGCCGTCACCAGCTTCTGGCTCACGCAGCTCAACCAGGCCGAGGTGCATATCTACGACGGCGAGTTCCTGCCGGAACAGGCGTCGCCCGCAACATCCGGCACCGTGAAAGAGGCGCCCCAGTCGCTCGACCACGCCGGCCTCGCCCAGTTGCGCAAAAACGGTGCGGTCACGGTGATCGACGTCGGCCCCAGCCTCGACTACGAACGCGGCCATCTGCCCGGCGCGCTCTACATGCTGCCGGCCTCGCTCGCGCCCCTGGCCGCGCATGCCGCGGCCGGCCGTACGTTGGTCTTCACCTCGCCGGATGGCGAGGCCGCGTCCCGCGTGGCGCGCGATGCGCACCAGCGCTGGCCGGGTTCGGGGGCGGTGTTCACCTGGCTCCAGGACGGAACGCAGGGCTGGAAGGCTTCAGGACGACCGCTGACGACCGCCTTCGTGCCGGCCCAGCTCCTGACCCCCTTCGACGACGACTGGGGCTCGGTGATGCGGGTGTTCGGTCCGCGCCGCGACGCGGCCTGGGCCGACTACCTGGCGTGGGAGCGCGCGCTGGCCGAGCGGGTCCGGCAGGACCCGTCGGTGCGCTTTCGCTTCTTCCCTCTCAGCGCGCCGGCGTAG
- the minE gene encoding cell division topological specificity factor MinE, translating to MSFLSFLLGEKKKTASVAKERLQIILAHERSSLSGKKRPDYLPELQRELVAVISKYVSINANDIKVHLETQDNLEVLDIKIELPDPAPTPAR from the coding sequence ATGTCGTTTCTCTCGTTCCTGCTCGGCGAGAAGAAGAAGACTGCAAGCGTCGCAAAAGAGCGCCTGCAGATCATCCTCGCGCACGAGCGCTCCAGCCTCAGCGGCAAAAAGCGCCCCGACTATCTGCCCGAACTCCAGCGTGAGCTGGTGGCGGTGATTTCCAAGTACGTGTCGATCAACGCGAACGACATCAAGGTTCACCTGGAAACCCAGGACAACCTCGAAGTGCTCGACATCAAGATCGAGCTGCCCGACCCGGCCCCTACGCCGGCGCGCTGA
- the minD gene encoding septum site-determining protein MinD yields the protein MAKIVVVTSGKGGVGKTTTSASFASGLALAGKKTAVIDFDVGLRNLDLIMGCERRVVYDLINVIQGEANLSQALIKDKQCDNLFVLAASQTRDKEALTQEGVEKILTDLAAMDFEYIICDSPAGIETGAMMAMYFADEALVVTNPEVSSVRDSDRILGMLSSKTKRAKDGGDPIKEHLLITRYNPNRVAGGQMLSLEDIQDILRIKLIGVIPESESVLHASNQGVPAIHDKDTDVAQAYSDVVARFLGEDKPMRFVDAEKPGFFKRIFGGK from the coding sequence ATGGCCAAAATTGTGGTGGTGACTTCGGGCAAGGGCGGCGTCGGCAAGACGACCACGAGCGCCAGCTTTGCATCGGGCCTGGCGCTCGCGGGCAAGAAGACGGCCGTGATCGACTTCGACGTGGGCCTGCGCAACCTCGACCTGATCATGGGATGCGAACGCCGCGTGGTGTACGACCTGATCAACGTCATTCAAGGCGAAGCCAACCTGAGCCAGGCGCTCATCAAGGACAAGCAGTGCGACAACCTGTTCGTGCTGGCCGCCTCGCAGACGCGCGACAAGGAAGCCCTGACGCAGGAAGGCGTCGAGAAGATCCTGACCGACCTGGCCGCGATGGACTTCGAATACATCATCTGCGACTCGCCCGCGGGCATCGAGACCGGCGCCATGATGGCGATGTACTTCGCCGACGAAGCGCTGGTGGTGACCAACCCCGAAGTCTCTTCGGTGCGCGACTCGGACCGCATCCTGGGCATGCTCAGCAGCAAGACCAAGCGTGCCAAGGACGGCGGCGACCCGATCAAGGAACACCTGCTGATCACCCGCTACAACCCGAACCGGGTGGCAGGGGGGCAGATGCTCTCGCTGGAAGACATCCAGGACATCCTGCGCATCAAGCTGATCGGCGTGATTCCCGAGTCGGAAAGCGTGCTGCATGCCTCCAACCAGGGCGTGCCGGCGATCCACGACAAGGACACCGACGTGGCGCAGGCCTACAGCGACGTGGTGGCGCGCTTTCTGGGTGAAGACAAGCCGATGCGCTTCGTCGACGCCGAGAAGCCGGGCTTCTTCAAGCGGATTTTCGGAGGCAAGTAG
- the minC gene encoding septum site-determining protein MinC, with product MADVSAARTKAVFEFKSATLPLIAVILKTADLDVLAEALDAQLADSPDFFEQEPVVIDLSLLQAQEGDDGATAEIDFAALRSLLARHQTQPIAVRGGNTAQNAAARAAGLSLAAMPSAPAPRSPAPPAEAPAASEAPQIVREVPVPANGTLLIDKPLRSGQQVYARGGDVVVTAVVSFGAEVIADGNVHVYAPLRGKAIAGARGNTEARIFSTCMEAQLVAIAGIYRTNEVPLPDAVLGKSAQVRLDGKKIAIDAIP from the coding sequence ATGGCCGATGTCTCCGCCGCGCGCACCAAGGCGGTTTTCGAATTCAAGAGCGCCACGCTGCCGCTGATTGCAGTGATCCTCAAGACGGCCGATCTGGACGTGCTGGCCGAGGCGCTCGACGCCCAGCTGGCCGACTCGCCCGACTTCTTCGAGCAGGAGCCGGTGGTGATCGACCTCTCGCTGCTGCAGGCCCAGGAAGGAGACGACGGCGCCACCGCCGAGATCGACTTCGCCGCCCTGCGCAGCCTGCTGGCGCGCCACCAGACCCAGCCCATTGCGGTGCGCGGCGGCAATACCGCCCAGAACGCCGCGGCCCGTGCCGCCGGCCTCTCGCTGGCAGCCATGCCCTCGGCGCCTGCGCCGAGGTCTCCGGCCCCACCCGCCGAGGCCCCGGCCGCGTCGGAAGCACCGCAGATCGTGCGCGAAGTGCCGGTGCCGGCCAACGGCACGCTGCTGATCGACAAGCCGCTGCGCTCGGGCCAGCAGGTCTACGCCCGTGGCGGCGACGTGGTGGTGACGGCCGTGGTCAGCTTCGGCGCCGAGGTCATTGCCGACGGCAACGTGCACGTGTACGCGCCCTTGCGTGGCAAGGCGATTGCCGGCGCGCGCGGCAACACCGAGGCGCGGATCTTCTCGACCTGCATGGAAGCGCAGCTGGTGGCCATCGCCGGCATCTACCGGACCAACGAAGTGCCGCTGCCCGACGCGGTGCTGGGCAAGTCGGCCCAGGTGCGGCTGGACGGCAAGAAAATTGCGATCGACGCGATTCCCTGA